The following coding sequences lie in one Lentilactobacillus sp. SPB1-3 genomic window:
- the era gene encoding GTPase Era: MDNPNFKSGFVAIVGRPNVGKSTFLNRVVGQKVAIMSDKAQTTRNKIQGVYTTDEAQVVFIDTPGVHKPKDQLGNFMVDSALSTLKEVDAILFMVNATERRGAGDNFIIDQLKKVDQPIYLIINKIDQITPDDLLSVIEQYKTALPFKEVFPISALEGNNVPQMVDSLVGELPNGPQYYPADQITDHPERFVISELIREKVFQLTRQEIPTSTAVFVERIKNENDVLNIQATIIVERDGQKAIVIGKGGTMLKKIGTLARQDIENLMGNKVYLELWVKVQPKWRDKQSLLQSYGYRKDNY, from the coding sequence ATGGATAATCCAAATTTTAAATCAGGATTCGTCGCAATTGTTGGCCGTCCAAACGTTGGTAAGTCAACATTTTTAAACCGTGTCGTTGGACAAAAGGTTGCAATTATGAGTGACAAGGCTCAAACAACTAGAAATAAGATTCAGGGTGTTTATACCACCGATGAAGCCCAGGTGGTATTCATCGATACACCTGGTGTTCACAAACCAAAGGATCAACTGGGTAACTTTATGGTGGATTCTGCACTTTCTACTCTTAAAGAAGTTGATGCCATTTTATTTATGGTTAATGCAACTGAACGACGTGGTGCGGGTGATAACTTCATCATTGATCAACTTAAAAAAGTTGACCAACCAATCTATTTGATTATCAACAAAATTGATCAGATCACACCTGATGACTTGTTGTCTGTAATTGAACAGTACAAGACTGCCTTACCATTTAAAGAAGTCTTTCCAATTTCTGCATTGGAAGGCAACAATGTTCCTCAAATGGTTGACTCATTAGTTGGTGAATTACCAAATGGACCTCAGTATTATCCAGCAGATCAAATTACGGATCATCCAGAGCGGTTTGTTATTTCTGAGTTGATTAGAGAAAAAGTCTTTCAATTAACTCGTCAAGAGATTCCTACATCAACTGCTGTGTTCGTTGAACGAATCAAAAATGAAAATGATGTTCTAAACATTCAAGCAACCATTATCGTTGAGCGGGATGGTCAAAAAGCAATCGTTATCGGTAAAGGTGGGACAATGCTCAAAAAGATTGGGACACTTGCTCGCCAAGATATTGAAAATCTTATGGGTAATAAGGTGTATCTTGAACTTTGGGTTAAAGTTCAACCTAAGTGGAGAGATAAACAATCGCTATTACAATCTTACGGTTATCGCAAAGATAATTACTAG
- the recO gene encoding DNA repair protein RecO gives MIVANIGATDFTGILMYQKAYREHDMLAKFITKQFGKKMFIVRGAKRQNFKNRAAVLPFTYGTFNGVIKEEGLSYFNSGNTVSHYQQISDDIEINAYATYVMSLIDFAFPDSVQIPEWFEKLSLGLALMNDGFDASIITNIFEIQLLEAFGVAPNWVDCVVCHRQDLPFDYSESMGGLLCSNHWDQDEYRLHLDQRTIYYLRLFSVVDFRKLNKIDVNADTKSKLRQVIDQIYTRSVGYVPKSKKFLDQLSNFKL, from the coding sequence ATGATCGTGGCAAATATTGGCGCTACAGACTTTACCGGAATATTAATGTATCAAAAAGCATATCGTGAACACGATATGCTAGCTAAATTTATTACTAAACAATTTGGCAAAAAGATGTTTATCGTGCGTGGAGCCAAACGACAAAATTTTAAAAATCGGGCTGCAGTGTTGCCATTTACTTATGGTACCTTCAATGGTGTCATTAAAGAGGAAGGGTTATCCTACTTCAACTCCGGCAATACTGTTTCTCATTATCAACAAATTAGTGATGATATTGAGATCAATGCCTACGCGACTTATGTCATGTCACTGATCGATTTTGCATTTCCGGACAGTGTGCAGATTCCAGAATGGTTTGAAAAATTGTCACTTGGTTTGGCTTTGATGAATGACGGATTTGATGCCAGTATTATTACGAATATTTTTGAAATTCAATTACTAGAGGCATTTGGTGTCGCACCCAATTGGGTCGATTGTGTTGTTTGTCATCGACAAGACCTGCCGTTTGACTATTCTGAGTCAATGGGTGGTTTGTTATGCTCCAATCATTGGGATCAGGATGAGTATCGACTGCATTTAGATCAGCGAACGATTTATTACTTACGATTATTTTCTGTGGTTGATTTTCGTAAGTTAAATAAAATCGATGTGAATGCAGATACCAAGTCCAAGCTTCGTCAGGTAATCGACCAGATTTACACAAGAAGTGTTGGGTACGTGCCCAAGAGCAAGAAGTTTTTGGATCAATTAAGTAACTTTAAGCTATAG